In the genome of Gemmatimonadota bacterium, the window TCACCCGAGATGGCATTGATTGTGCACGCCCTCCCCCTGACCCTGGCGCGGACAAACCCCTGGCGCGGACAAACCCTCTTGCGCGGATGCCTGCCCCAGCACACTTTGCACGGGAACGCGCGACTGAAGCGAAGAGGTCAAGGCGCGCCTCTCATCCGGGAGCAGGCGCGCCTTGGCTATTTCCGGCTCAGGCTCCAGCATGACGGCAGTCGGCGGCGCCGCGGACTCGAGTCGGGCGCTCAAGGAAGGAGCAGCTTTGATCAGCGAGGCGTATCGCGTACTGATTGCCGATGACGAGGCGATCCACAACCTGTCGCTCACCAGTCAGCTCGAGATGCTGGGGCACCAGGTGGTGGCCACGGCCAGCAATGGCCGGGAGGCCGTCGAGCTGGCGCGGAGCACCAAGCCGGACCTGGCGATTCTGGACATCCGCATGCCCATCATGACCGGACCGGAAGCGGCGCAGGAGATCACGGGCGAGCGGCCCATTCCGATCATCATCCTTTCCGCCTACAGCGACGCGCGCACGGTCGAAGAGGCGACGCGGGCGCCTGTGTTCCATTACCTCGTGAAGCCCGTCGAGGCCGACGACCTGGCTCCCGCCATTGCCGTAGCGCACGCCCGTTTCGAGGAATGGCTGGATGCTAAGCGGCAGCGCGACCTGCTCGAGCTGAAGCTCGAGGAGCGCAAGATCATCGAGCGGGCCAAAGGGCTGCTGATGGAGACACGCGGGCTCTCCGAGCGCGACGCGTACCGCTTCCTGCAGAAGACCAGCCAGGACAAGAATACGCCCATGGTCGAGCTGGCCCGTAAGATCCTGCTGGCCGCGCCACTGCTCCAGAAACAGTGACGGACAGCGTATGCCCCGACGCGGCCTAACGTTGGAAGCTCGGCAGGATTCCGAACGCGCCGCCCACCCCTCGGATCACCCCCCGACCGGGGACCCCTCCGATTCTCGGGCTTCCCACGTAACCGCACCGGCCGCGGCGGCTGCCGCGGCGGCCGTGGAGCCGCCCACGGTGCTCGTAGTCGATGACGAGCCCGCCGCCCGCCAGATGTTCACCGACCTGCTCCAGGCGCAGGGATTCCGCGTGCTCACGGCGGCACGCGGCGAAGAAGTCTTCCAGTGCGTGGACCAGGCGGATCTCGTGCTGCTGGATGCCATGCTGCCCGGGCGGGACGGCTGGGAGATCTGCCGCGAGCTGAAGCAGCGGCACGACGCCTTGCTGCCGGTCATCATGGTTACGGCGCGCACCGCGCCCGAGGATGTGGTGCGCACGTTCGACGCCGGTGCGGACGACTATGTAGCTAAGCCCTTCCATGTGGCCGAGCTGATCGCGCGCATCGAGTCGCGGCTGCGCGTGCATCGCGCGGAGGTGGCGCTGCGCAATGCGAATACGCGGCTGGCCGAGCTGGCCTCCCAGAACTATCAGCTTTACGAGCAGGCGCGGCGCGACGCCGAGGAGCGTTCGGATCTGCTGCGGGAGCTCGACCATCGGGTGCGAAACAATCTGTCCGTGATCACCGGTCTGGTGGGTATGGAGCGGAACCGCCGGCCGCCGCGTACGCCCGAGCAGGCGTTCACCAGCCTCGAGAACCGGCTGCGCACGTTCCTCCTGGTCCACGAGGCGGTGCGCCGGCAGAACTACCGCGGCGTCCTGCTGCAAGAGATTGCCGAGCGCATGGCCCAGC includes:
- a CDS encoding response regulator; translation: MTAVGGAADSSRALKEGAALISEAYRVLIADDEAIHNLSLTSQLEMLGHQVVATASNGREAVELARSTKPDLAILDIRMPIMTGPEAAQEITGERPIPIIILSAYSDARTVEEATRAPVFHYLVKPVEADDLAPAIAVAHARFEEWLDAKRQRDLLELKLEERKIIERAKGLLMETRGLSERDAYRFLQKTSQDKNTPMVELARKILLAAPLLQKQ
- a CDS encoding response regulator; translated protein: MEPPTVLVVDDEPAARQMFTDLLQAQGFRVLTAARGEEVFQCVDQADLVLLDAMLPGRDGWEICRELKQRHDALLPVIMVTARTAPEDVVRTFDAGADDYVAKPFHVAELIARIESRLRVHRAEVALRNANTRLAELASQNYQLYEQARRDAEERSDLLRELDHRVRNNLSVITGLVGMERNRRPPRTPEQAFTSLENRLRTFLLVHEAVRRQNYRGVLLQEIAERMAQRLRNSMKLDERIKLVISGDSASLDERQGFALALALGELIANALQHAFPDGRRGTIRIEVGESDGEIRAEVADDGVGSGKLQDPVVLGSGRSIVDALVRGELNGRVEYLPASRGTRVRLAFPRSDPAQYFAR